In a genomic window of Penaeus vannamei isolate JL-2024 chromosome 10, ASM4276789v1, whole genome shotgun sequence:
- the LOC138862918 gene encoding uncharacterized protein has product MGSPLSAVLAQLFTETLEADHYRKIVGRNVVWLRYVDDILAVVPTRMNLPDLHRLNTVHPSIQLTTEEERNEQLPFLDTLVQKRPDGPLFSVYRKPTNKDDFIHYFSTHSKRTKEGEPSEYAALSWKKKCNTSVTFQHFHYPRSMLTHLRHKVEKIMSTSRDEDTQKKTQRIIIPHLELTEHPQALVVRTLKIATSSGKKIGDIVREKRSNHNRPLSQMYSIPCGGCDKLYIVVVYSEIDVNTVIAGTVETGGTNRGISR; this is encoded by the exons atgggttcaccactttcagcagtccttgctcAGCTGTTCacggaaaccctcgaggccgaccactACCGTAAAAttgtgggaaggaacgtggtctggctccgctacgtggacgacatcctcgctgtagtacccaCCAGGATGAACCTACCAGATCTCCACAGACTCAATACAGTGCACCCCTCCATTCAGTtaacaacagaagaagaaagaaatgaacagcTTCCTTTCCTGGACACCTTGGTCCAAAAAAGACCAGATGGACCGTTATTTTCCGTATACAGGAAAcccaccaataaagatgatttcattcattatttttctacccatagtaagagaaccaaagaaggcgagccctcagaatatgcagccctttCTTGGAAGAAGAAATGCAACACTTCTGTAACTTTCCAACActtccactatccccgctccatgctcacccacctccgacacAAGGTTGAGAAGATCATGAGTACATCGAGAGACgaagacacacagaaaaagactcagaggataatcatcccccacttggaattgactgagcacccgCAGGCCCTGGTGGTCCGTACTctaaagatagctacgtcttcaggcaagaagatcggagacatcgtaagagaaaagaggtcaaaccacaacagacccctcagccagatgtacagcataccctgtgggggTTGCGACAAACTTTACATAG TGGTAGTGTATTCAGAGATCGATGTCAACACAGTCATTGCTGGTACAGTGGAAACAGGTGGAACTAATAGAGGTATTTCTAGGTGA